In one window of Lewinellaceae bacterium DNA:
- a CDS encoding DUF2255 family protein, which translates to MNHSSQKFNPEELNQMIEADDLKISVLRDNGLSYGTPTWIWVVAINGDMYVRAYNGVRSSWYKAAQTQKTGRIYAAGMVKEVVFETDIAPELEALIDHAYKQKYSGSPYLSPMVSARAKAATVRILPQ; encoded by the coding sequence ATGAATCATTCCAGCCAAAAATTCAATCCTGAAGAATTGAACCAAATGATCGAAGCGGATGACCTAAAGATTTCAGTTCTCCGGGATAACGGATTAAGCTACGGTACACCTACGTGGATTTGGGTAGTAGCTATAAACGGCGACATGTACGTACGCGCCTACAACGGTGTTCGTTCAAGCTGGTATAAAGCAGCCCAAACTCAAAAAACCGGTAGGATCTATGCCGCCGGAATGGTCAAAGAGGTGGTATTTGAAACAGACATAGCACCAGAATTGGAAGCTCTAATTGACCATGCATACAAACAAAAATACAGCGGCAGTCCTTATTTGTCGCCCATGGTAAGTGCACGCGCCAAAGCAGCTACCGTGCGGATTTTGCCCCAATAA